TGTAGGGAAAGGCCCCTCTCCGACTCTAGTAGTATAAGCCTTTACGACACCTAGAACTTCGTTGATTGCCGTAGGTCCTACTCCTGAACCTATGCAAACCCCTCCGGAGCCAGGATGTGAAGATGTTACATATGGATACGTGCCAAAATCAAGATCAAGTAAAGTTCCTTGTGCTCCTTCAAACAAAACTTTTTTATCTGATTTAACCCAGTCATAGACTTCCACCGAAGTATCAGAAATGTATTTTTTGATTCTCTTCCCATATTCCATATATGTAGAAAATATTTCATCGAACACAAGTGGTTTGTGACCATAAATTAGCGTCAGCACTTTGTTCTTTTCTTCCAGTGCTATTTTAAGCTTATTTGCAAAAATTCCTTCATCTAAAAGATCGCAAATCCTAATTCCTGCACGACTTGTCTTATCCATGTATGCTGGCCCAATGCCTTTTTTTGTCGTTCCAATTTTCCTGTCTCCAAGACTCTCTTCAGATAATTCGTCCAGTATCTTATGATATGGCATGATAATGTGCGCCCTGTCGCTTATCGTTAAAGAATCAGTAGAAACACCGTCATTTTCAAGATAATCTATTTCATCAAGCAACGCCTTTGGATCTATAACGACTCCATTTCCTATTATGCACGGTTTACCCTCGTTTATGATTCCGGAAGGAATCAGGTGAAGCTTATACTGCTTGTCTCCTACTTCTACTGTATGACCCGCGTTGTTTCCTCCTTGATATCTTACCACCACTTGCGCCTGTTGGGCCAAGTAATCCGTTATCTTTCCCTTGCCTTCATCGCCCCATTGGGCACCTATCACTACTAAGCTGCTCATTTAATATTCTCCTTTCAAACCCGATTGGATATTTTTCTGGCAGTATACACGCCATTTACAGATGCTTGCATCAAACCTCTAGTTATTCCTGCACCGTCTCCCATAACATAAAGGCTTTTTATATTTGTTTCAAAGTTTTCATCCACTTTTATCTTATTGGAATAAAACTTAACTTCCACTCCGTATAATAATGTTTCATCACTGGCGAGTCCCGGTGTCACATTATCAAGAGCTATTATCATTTCCTCTATGTCTTTCATTATTCTATAGGGAAGTACCAAACACAAATCCCCAGGCACTGCATCTTTTAGTGTTGGCTGTATATTGTTTCTGACCAGCCTGGTTTCGGTTGTTCTTCTCCCTCGTCTGAAATCGCCGTATCTTTGTACTATGATTTTATTTCCAGAGAGCATGTTTCCTAAACCTGCAATATATTTGCCGTATGCAATCGGCGATTTAAAAGGTTCTGTAAATCCTTTTGAAACAAGAAGCGCAAAATTTGTATTATTGGTCTTTAAAGTATCTGCCTTATAACTATGTCCATTGACAACCGCAAGATTATCATCGTATATTTCTGTGGCAACTACTCCCCCTGGATTTGAGCAGAAAGTTCTAACTTTATCGTCAAAAGTCTCCGTATAATATACGAGCTTTCCCTCATACATAACATCATTTATTTCCTTCATAATCTCATTTCTGCACTCTATCCTAACGCCGATATCTACCTTTCCCACTTCTGTTTCTATATTTACTGTCCTGCATATCTCATCAAACCATTCAGAGCCGTCCCTCCCTACGCCAATGATAATATTGTCACCGTAGTACTCGGAATCAGCCTTTACTCCCATAGCCTTGCCTTCTTCAATAATAATCTCTTTTACAGGGTTTCTAAACTTAATCTCCACCCCTTTTTCCAAAAGATAGGCTTGAAGCTTAGTGTAGATGTCATATCCCACCTCTGTTCCTACATGCCTGATGGGGCATTCTATCAGTTTAAGGTTGCTTTGGATAGCTTTTCTTCTGATAACCGATATTTTGTCCATGTCGTCTATTCCGTAAATTTTGCTGTCTGCGCCAAATCCCAGATATACTTCATCCACATATTTGATTAGCTCTTCTGTCGTCTCATATCCTATGTATTCCGGCAGTTCTCCTCCAACCTCTGGAGAAAGAGACAGTTTGCCATCTGAATAGGCCCCAGCACCGGCAAAACCGGTAGTTATGTTGCAAGGCTTGCAGCCTACGCATTTATTTGTCCTTCTCTTAGGGCATATTCTCTTCTCAATGGAATTGCCTTTTTCAAGCATGAGAATATCTATCTCCTGATTTTGCTTTATCAGCTCCATTGCACAAAAAATGCCCGCCGGACCTGCACCAACAATGATAGCATCGTATTTTTTCAAGTTTTCCACTTCCTTAAATATATACCGGCACTTTATCCGGCGGATTCCATCAGCTTTTTGGAAACTAAGAATCCATTATAGATATTATCAAATTATACATGTGATATCAATACAAAAACGAACTTTATTTCTTACTTATATATAATTGTTCGTAAACTCTAGTGTCACTCCCTATATTCTACCAAATTGCCGAACTGTGTATATTCTTCATGCCAGGAAAGCTTTATTACCCCTGTAGAGCCATTCCTTTGCTTTGCAATGTTAAGTTCTGCAATATTTTTATCCTCGGGATCTTTTGAGTAGTAATGGTTCCTGAAAAGCATCATTACCACATCTGCATCCTGCTCGATTGCACCCGATTCCCTAAGATCCGAAAGAATAGGTCGATGATCTGTTCTGGCATCTGGAGCCCTGCTCAACTGTGACAGGGCAATTACTGGGCACTGCATCTCTCTAGCCAAAGCCTTTAAAGATCTAGATATTGCAGATATCTCCTGCTGACGGTTCTCGCTTCTTTTCGAACCCTCCATTAGCTGAAGGTAGTCTATGAGAATCATATCCAAACCATGCTCAAGCTTTAACCTTCTAGTTTTTGATCTCATTTCCATTACAGTTACTCCAGGTGTATCGTCTATATAAATTTTACTGCTTGATAAAACAGAGGTAGCGTAGGCCAGCTTTTGCCAATCTTTATCCGTAAGATTTCCCGTCCTTAGATTCTGGCTATTGATATGTGCCTCGCTACAAAGCATCCTCTGAGTTAACAGCTCTTTGCTCATTTCCAGACTGAATATGGCAACAGACTTCTTTGCCTTTACCGCCGCATGTTGAGCTACGTTCAGTGCTAATGCAGTTTTTCCCATAGATGGTCTGGCTGCGATAAGCACCAAATCCGCCTTTTGCATTCCTGCTGTCATATGATCCAAATCTGTAAATCCGGTAGGCACTCCGGTTATGGTATTGTTGTTTTTTTGAATATCTTCGATGCTCTCTAGCGTTCCTACAAGAGCTTCTTTTATATGGACAAAATCGCCGGTCTTCTGTCTTTGAGACAGCTCAAAAATATTCTTTTCAGCCATTTCAAGTACTTCATCCGCATCGTCTCCGTTTGTATAGCATTCGTTTATAACTTCCATAGACGAGCTTATAAGAGATCTCAGCAAGGCTTTTTCCTTGACAATGTCACAATATGTCCGCACGTTTGTGGATACCGGGACATTATCTATAAGCTCCGCAAGATAACCTCTTCCGCCTACTTTTTCCAAAACATTTGTATCCTTCAGCTTGTTGGTCAATGTTATTAAATCAACAGGCAAGTCTTCCTTGAAAAGCTCAACTATTCCGTCGAATATGGCCTTGTGCTGCGCATTATAAAACATATCACTGTCAGTTATCAACTCCGTCGCTGTGGATATTGCATCCTTGCTGACAAGCATGGCTCCTAAAACCGATTGTTCCGCATCGATATTATTCGGCGGAACTTTTATCATATTTTCTGACAAGTTTGTTCACCTCTAAAATTATTTCCCTTTAACCGTTACAGTCAAATCTCCGGTAATACCAGCATGAGTCTTTATAGTAACTGTGAATCTGCCTATATTTCTTATAGGCTCGCTTAATTGGATCTTTCTTTTATCTATGTCAAATCCTAAGTCTTTCTTAATGGCTTCGGCCAAGTCCTTACTGGTAATCGACCCAAATAATCTTCCCTCGTCTGAAGCTTTTTCGGCAATTTCTAAGTTTGAATCAGATAATTTTTTTGCAAGTTCTTTTGCCTCTTCTATTTCTTTTTGTATAGCTGCCTGCTGCTTCTGTTTATCTTCATCATTTTTCTTTAAATTATCTTTTGTAGCTTCTACTGCAAGGTTCTTAGGAGCTAAAAAGTTTCTGAAGTATCCATCCTTTGCATTTACTACATCTCCCTTTTTACCCATTCCTTTTACATCTTCAAGCAATATTACCTTCATTTATCTTCACCTTCCTTTAAGTATTCGTCTATTGCATTTTTCAACATCTCTCGGGCGGTTTCTATATCTGTGTCTGTTAGCTGTGCTCCAGCGACCGTCATATGCCCTCCGCCTCCAAGGGTTTCAAGTATCCGTTGAACATTTAATCCACCATAGGATCTGCCGCTAATTATAGCTGTATTGTCTCCCAAGGCTATAACGAAGGACGCCTCCACTCCCTGTATGTTCATTAACTCATCTGCTGTTTGAGCCGTGATCAAATTGGCCTTATCAGATTGATCGTTAACTATTGCAATTGCTATATTTCCCTTGATGAACTGCGCCTCTTTCAAAGCTTGGGATTTTGCAATCAGCACCTCCCTGTCGTCTTTGAGAAGCTTTTTTGCTTTAAGGGTATCAGCTCCGTTTTTTCTTAAAAAAGATGCAGCCTCGAAAGTTCTCACCCCGGTTTTAATAGCAAAGTTTTTTGTATCCATATAAATCCCCGCTAAGAGCGCAGTCGCTTCAATTTCGGTCAGCTCCACGCCATCGTCAATGTATTCGATTATTTCGCTAACTAGCTCGCATGTCGAGGAAGCATACGGCTCTAAATAGGTCAATACTGACTCTTCGATAAATTCAGCTGCCCTTATATGATGGTCTATGACAATTATTTTGCCGACTTTATCTATCAGATCAGGATCCTGAACCAGGTTTCTCTTGTGAACATCGACTATTACCAAAACGGTATCTTCATTGGCAGCTTTCCTTGCACTTTCAGAAGAAGACAATGCGGTTTCGTACCCATTTTCCATCAATTCCTTATAAAGAACATCTATAGACGGATTGCTTTTATCCAATACTATCGAAGCTTCTTTCCCTAAAAACCGTGCACATCTAAAAATCCCGAGCGCAGCTCCCAATGAATCGATATCTGGGTTCTCGTGTCCCATCACAAGTACATTCTCAGAATTTTCCATCAGCTCTTTTATCCCATGAGCTTTGATCCTTGCCTTGACTTTTGTACGCTTTTCAACCGCCTGAGTTTTCCCTCCAAAATACGATAGCTTTCCGTCTTTTCTAAGTACCGCTTGGTCTCCTCCTCTAGCAAGAGCTATGTCCAACGCAGACTTTGAAAGCTCCTGTAATTGAGGAAAAGAAAGCTTCTGATCCGATATCCCCACACCTATGCTGAGGGTTATTGGAATCTTGTTTCCCGATTGTGTTTCTCTCATTATATCCAAGATATTAAATCTTTTTTCTTCCATAACTGATAAGTACTCATATTCAAACATCATGAGGTATTGATCCGGATCGTATTTATTTACGTATGCATTCATATCTTTGGCCCAAGCATTGATCTTCCTGTCTATGATTGCAGTAATCAAAGGCTTGTAGCT
This DNA window, taken from Alkalibacter saccharofermentans DSM 14828, encodes the following:
- the rplI gene encoding 50S ribosomal protein L9: MKVILLEDVKGMGKKGDVVNAKDGYFRNFLAPKNLAVEATKDNLKKNDEDKQKQQAAIQKEIEEAKELAKKLSDSNLEIAEKASDEGRLFGSITSKDLAEAIKKDLGFDIDKRKIQLSEPIRNIGRFTVTIKTHAGITGDLTVTVKGK
- a CDS encoding DHH family phosphoesterase; amino-acid sequence: MVAVIYAFNLAIAITGTLILIYLIYYKIKAATKSEERWKELVENLALDIDTATQNILLELPFPLVILKEDDTVLWYNSDFRNILGDRRNLLNKSLKQVFEDLDIEKFYQREDKFITYYYEGNHYRVYTNSVKNINSEKIRMLYWIDYTEYEELMDRYLLERPVIAFIQVDNYDEVLKSSKDSYKPLITAIIDRKINAWAKDMNAYVNKYDPDQYLMMFEYEYLSVMEEKRFNILDIMRETQSGNKIPITLSIGVGISDQKLSFPQLQELSKSALDIALARGGDQAVLRKDGKLSYFGGKTQAVEKRTKVKARIKAHGIKELMENSENVLVMGHENPDIDSLGAALGIFRCARFLGKEASIVLDKSNPSIDVLYKELMENGYETALSSSESARKAANEDTVLVIVDVHKRNLVQDPDLIDKVGKIIVIDHHIRAAEFIEESVLTYLEPYASSTCELVSEIIEYIDDGVELTEIEATALLAGIYMDTKNFAIKTGVRTFEAASFLRKNGADTLKAKKLLKDDREVLIAKSQALKEAQFIKGNIAIAIVNDQSDKANLITAQTADELMNIQGVEASFVIALGDNTAIISGRSYGGLNVQRILETLGGGGHMTVAGAQLTDTDIETAREMLKNAIDEYLKEGEDK
- a CDS encoding NAD(P)/FAD-dependent oxidoreductase; this translates as MKKYDAIIVGAGPAGIFCAMELIKQNQEIDILMLEKGNSIEKRICPKRRTNKCVGCKPCNITTGFAGAGAYSDGKLSLSPEVGGELPEYIGYETTEELIKYVDEVYLGFGADSKIYGIDDMDKISVIRRKAIQSNLKLIECPIRHVGTEVGYDIYTKLQAYLLEKGVEIKFRNPVKEIIIEEGKAMGVKADSEYYGDNIIIGVGRDGSEWFDEICRTVNIETEVGKVDIGVRIECRNEIMKEINDVMYEGKLVYYTETFDDKVRTFCSNPGGVVATEIYDDNLAVVNGHSYKADTLKTNNTNFALLVSKGFTEPFKSPIAYGKYIAGLGNMLSGNKIIVQRYGDFRRGRRTTETRLVRNNIQPTLKDAVPGDLCLVLPYRIMKDIEEMIIALDNVTPGLASDETLLYGVEVKFYSNKIKVDENFETNIKSLYVMGDGAGITRGLMQASVNGVYTARKISNRV
- the dnaB gene encoding replicative DNA helicase encodes the protein MIKVPPNNIDAEQSVLGAMLVSKDAISTATELITDSDMFYNAQHKAIFDGIVELFKEDLPVDLITLTNKLKDTNVLEKVGGRGYLAELIDNVPVSTNVRTYCDIVKEKALLRSLISSSMEVINECYTNGDDADEVLEMAEKNIFELSQRQKTGDFVHIKEALVGTLESIEDIQKNNNTITGVPTGFTDLDHMTAGMQKADLVLIAARPSMGKTALALNVAQHAAVKAKKSVAIFSLEMSKELLTQRMLCSEAHINSQNLRTGNLTDKDWQKLAYATSVLSSSKIYIDDTPGVTVMEMRSKTRRLKLEHGLDMILIDYLQLMEGSKRSENRQQEISAISRSLKALAREMQCPVIALSQLSRAPDARTDHRPILSDLRESGAIEQDADVVMMLFRNHYYSKDPEDKNIAELNIAKQRNGSTGVIKLSWHEEYTQFGNLVEYRE
- a CDS encoding adenylosuccinate synthase; the encoded protein is MSSLVVIGAQWGDEGKGKITDYLAQQAQVVVRYQGGNNAGHTVEVGDKQYKLHLIPSGIINEGKPCIIGNGVVIDPKALLDEIDYLENDGVSTDSLTISDRAHIIMPYHKILDELSEESLGDRKIGTTKKGIGPAYMDKTSRAGIRICDLLDEGIFANKLKIALEEKNKVLTLIYGHKPLVFDEIFSTYMEYGKRIKKYISDTSVEVYDWVKSDKKVLFEGAQGTLLDLDFGTYPYVTSSHPGSGGVCIGSGVGPTAINEVLGVVKAYTTRVGEGPFPTELFDRTGEYIREAGREFGTTTGRARRCGWFDGIILKFAVRVNGLTSLAITKLDTLTGIEKLNLCVGYEKDGKLISDFPASLEDLGKCKPIYEVMDGWDEDITMCKSYSALPENTRKYVEKIEEISGIPAKIISVGPNRSETMIRDDVFTS